CCCTATCTACAAGGGAAAGGCATTGGGACCTCTCTTGTTCGCAACATTGCGCATCTTGCTAAAACACAATTTAAACTCTATTCGATTCATGCAGAAATAATGGAAGGGTGTTTGCTGATTCCCGTTTTGCAAAAACAGGGATTTAATGAGGTCTTTCGTCAAGAAGATTATTTTAAATTAAACGATGAATACTACTCTCGGATTGTGATGGAGGTTGTATTTTAAAATGAGTATTGAAGATAAAGTACAAATGCGCCTGAGTGAAAATGATGACCTACCCTTTCTGATCTCTTTTTTGATGCAACCCGGGGTGCTTCCTTATTTTCCTATGTGTGATCATAGAGAAGTTGAAGATGCCGCTCGCATAACGATTTCCTATCGGGATGTGGGATCCGTATATACGGCAGAATATGAAGGAAAAATTTGCGGATTTGTCATTTTATACGTGAGTCCTTTTTCCAAACTTAAGCACCAATCGCTTTTTATGATCATCGTTTCAGAAAAATTTCGCAACTTGGGCATTGGCTCTTATATGCTCGATTATCTTGAGAAGGTGGCTAAAGAAGATCATCAGATTGAAATGATTCATCTGGAAGTGTATGAGGACAATCCTGCAAGACGTCTTTATAGCCGTAAAGGGTATGTCGAATATGGAAGACATCCCAAATTTTTAAAAGAATCGGATGGATACCGCGATAAAATTTTAATGCAAAAAAAACTAGGGGAATATGGCCGGACATAGTAAGTGGGCGAATATTAAGCACCGCAAAATGCGATCTGATGCGAAAAAAGGAAAAATCTTTTCTCAGATGGCTAAAGAAATTATTAGTGCAGTGAAACAAGGTGGGCCCGATCCCAAGGGGAACACGCGTTTAAAACTTGCCATTCAAAAAGCGCGCGCTGCAAATGTCCCATCGGATAATATTGAGCGCAATATTAAGAAGGCAAGCAGTGCAGATCAAGCGGACTTTTTTGAGATGCAATACGAGTTATATGGCTATGGCGGTGTCGGGATCTTAGTTGATATCATGACGGATAATAAAAATCGAACGGCCTCAGATATGCGCATTGCAACGAATAAACGCGGTGGGAATATTGCCGCTCCGGGAGCCGTCGCATATAACTTTGATAAAAAGGGAATCATCCATGTTCCAAAAGATCAATCAACGGAAGAAGATCTCTTTTTGCTCGTAACTGAAGCGGGAGCTGAAGACTTTGAAGTGGTCGGTGATTTATATGTCATTACCACACCACCGGATCAACTCATGGCGGTTAAAGACATCCTTGATGAAAAAAACATTCAGGTCGAGGAGTGTTCTCTTCAGATGATTCCACAAAACTATGTCGAATGTGATGAAGAGGCCGGCGCAGCAAATCTTGCGCTTATTGAATGGCTCGAAGAGATCGAAGAT
This Simkaniaceae bacterium DNA region includes the following protein-coding sequences:
- a CDS encoding GNAT family N-acetyltransferase; the protein is MSIEDKVQMRLSENDDLPFLISFLMQPGVLPYFPMCDHREVEDAARITISYRDVGSVYTAEYEGKICGFVILYVSPFSKLKHQSLFMIIVSEKFRNLGIGSYMLDYLEKVAKEDHQIEMIHLEVYEDNPARRLYSRKGYVEYGRHPKFLKESDGYRDKILMQKKLGEYGRT
- a CDS encoding YebC/PmpR family DNA-binding transcriptional regulator, encoding MAGHSKWANIKHRKMRSDAKKGKIFSQMAKEIISAVKQGGPDPKGNTRLKLAIQKARAANVPSDNIERNIKKASSADQADFFEMQYELYGYGGVGILVDIMTDNKNRTASDMRIATNKRGGNIAAPGAVAYNFDKKGIIHVPKDQSTEEDLFLLVTEAGAEDFEVVGDLYVITTPPDQLMAVKDILDEKNIQVEECSLQMIPQNYVECDEEAGAANLALIEWLEEIEDVTEVYHNMAFD